From the Pedobacter cryoconitis genome, one window contains:
- a CDS encoding family 2A encapsulin nanocompartment cargo protein cysteine desulfurase yields the protein MSNAINDPQGLPDVHALEKLANAYFSALPGNYNAADVPSAELLPHSNNQIQENSTFTHSPSAIYQGNAIDLSDPQTSLPDSNGLGLGHVPKSTAGSGGPSGNFNTAKQANNPFNISSLLPFEADQPYEKELQKVLASVSSYSPSSQLPFNPSAILSENSYYFSSGIQFVTSADTQNSGRYGNGVITGKSQPSFNVNLIRNDFPILSEQVNGKPLIWLDNAATTQKPQQVIDRLNYFYAHENSNIHRAAHELAARSTDAYEGARQKVQRFINARSPNEIVFVRGTTEAINLVANSWGDEYLQQGDEIILTHLEHHANIVPWQLLAKKKGLKIRVIPVDDDGQLLLDEYAKLLNPRTKLVSFTLVSNALGTITPAKQIVAMAHAAGAKVLADGAQSVSHIRTDVQALDADWFVFSGHKVFGPTGIGILYGKEDLLNSTQPYQGGGNMIQDVTFEHTQFHQAPARFEAGTGNIADAVGLGAAIDYVQKIGIDNIYQYEHYLLDYASHKLAQIPGLRPIGTAPDKTSVLSFVLDGFTTAEVGEALSREGIAVRSGHHCAQPILRRFGLEATVRPSLAFYNTCAEVDTLVAVVGGLKSAKQIYFH from the coding sequence ATGAGTAATGCAATTAATGATCCGCAGGGATTACCAGATGTGCATGCCTTAGAAAAGCTGGCGAATGCGTATTTTTCTGCATTACCGGGAAACTACAATGCAGCAGATGTGCCTTCAGCAGAGCTTCTTCCGCATAGCAATAATCAGATTCAGGAAAACAGCACATTTACCCATTCGCCTTCGGCTATTTACCAGGGGAATGCAATTGATCTTTCTGATCCGCAAACCAGTCTGCCGGATTCTAACGGATTAGGACTTGGACATGTTCCAAAGTCTACCGCCGGGAGTGGGGGGCCTTCAGGGAATTTTAATACCGCTAAACAGGCTAACAATCCATTTAATATCAGTTCACTGTTACCTTTTGAAGCAGATCAGCCCTATGAAAAGGAATTGCAGAAAGTATTGGCATCGGTTAGTTCCTATAGTCCTTCATCACAATTACCTTTTAATCCTTCCGCTATTTTAAGTGAGAACTCTTATTATTTTTCTTCAGGAATTCAATTTGTCACCTCAGCTGATACCCAGAATAGCGGACGTTATGGAAATGGGGTGATTACCGGAAAATCTCAGCCCTCATTTAATGTTAATCTCATCAGAAATGATTTTCCCATTCTTTCAGAACAGGTGAATGGTAAACCACTGATCTGGCTTGATAACGCGGCTACTACACAAAAACCACAGCAGGTCATTGACCGGCTGAACTATTTTTACGCCCACGAAAACTCTAACATTCATCGTGCAGCGCATGAACTTGCTGCCCGTTCGACGGATGCCTATGAAGGGGCAAGACAAAAAGTACAGCGCTTTATCAATGCGCGTTCTCCAAATGAGATTGTATTTGTCCGCGGAACAACCGAAGCGATTAACCTGGTTGCCAATAGCTGGGGAGATGAATATTTGCAGCAAGGCGATGAAATTATCCTGACGCACCTGGAGCATCATGCGAATATTGTTCCATGGCAGTTACTGGCTAAAAAGAAAGGATTAAAGATCAGGGTTATCCCGGTAGATGATGATGGGCAGCTATTGCTGGATGAATATGCAAAACTACTTAATCCAAGGACGAAACTGGTTTCCTTTACTTTGGTTTCCAATGCATTGGGGACAATAACCCCGGCAAAACAGATTGTAGCTATGGCACATGCTGCCGGAGCTAAAGTGCTTGCAGATGGAGCGCAGTCAGTTTCTCATATCCGTACAGATGTTCAGGCGCTGGATGCCGACTGGTTTGTATTTTCAGGACATAAAGTTTTTGGCCCTACCGGTATTGGGATCTTGTATGGGAAAGAAGATTTACTGAATAGTACCCAACCTTATCAGGGTGGGGGCAATATGATTCAGGATGTCACTTTTGAACATACTCAATTTCACCAGGCTCCTGCACGTTTTGAAGCCGGGACAGGGAATATTGCGGATGCTGTAGGTTTAGGCGCTGCTATTGACTATGTACAAAAAATTGGTATTGACAATATTTATCAATATGAACATTACCTGCTGGACTATGCCAGTCACAAACTAGCACAAATCCCGGGACTAAGACCGATTGGAACGGCACCGGATAAAACGAGTGTATTGTCATTTGTGCTCGATGGCTTTACCACTGCCGAAGTTGGCGAAGCATTAAGCCGTGAAGGTATTGCTGTTCGTTCTGGTCACCATTGTGCACAACCTATTTTGAGAAGATTTGGACTGGAAGCTACAGTCAGACCTTCCTTAGCATTTTACAATACCTGTGCTGAGGTCGATACCTTAGTGGCAGTAGTTGGCGGATTAAAATCTGCTAAACAAATCTACTTTCATTAA
- a CDS encoding formylglycine-generating enzyme family protein — MKSFPENGAAMCRPTGFKSADSVLFMQGGGKEFRQTVFHRPVSGIKIQPGMQFINGGEFSMGGVNPVGMDGGGHEVMNDARPVHRVIVNAFYMDTAPVTNQQFAEFVRATGYITVAEQKPTREEFPNVPPENLVAGSLVFTPPKASVSLNNYLQWWSYLKGADWRHPEGGNSNINGKANYPVVQVCWEDAAAYAKWAGKRLPTEAEWEYAARGGLSGELYAWGNELKPKGKWMANIFEGEFPDKDTAADGYAGIAPVKSFPSNGYGLYDMAGNVWEWCNDWYRADYYISLSDHRATVNPLGPATSYDPDEPQAKKKVQRGGSFLCTEQYCTRYMVGTRGKGDYRSASNHIGFRCVKDVKANRI, encoded by the coding sequence ATGAAATCTTTTCCTGAAAACGGAGCCGCTATGTGCAGGCCAACAGGATTTAAGAGTGCAGACAGTGTATTATTTATGCAGGGTGGCGGAAAGGAATTTCGGCAAACAGTTTTTCATAGGCCAGTTTCCGGAATCAAAATACAACCAGGAATGCAGTTTATTAACGGGGGTGAATTTAGTATGGGAGGGGTAAATCCTGTCGGAATGGACGGAGGCGGTCATGAAGTAATGAATGATGCCAGGCCAGTTCACCGGGTGATTGTCAACGCTTTTTATATGGACACAGCGCCAGTAACTAATCAGCAATTCGCAGAATTTGTGAGAGCAACTGGTTATATTACTGTGGCGGAGCAAAAACCAACAAGAGAAGAATTTCCTAATGTTCCACCAGAAAATCTGGTAGCGGGCTCCCTTGTATTTACTCCGCCCAAAGCGTCCGTCTCTTTAAATAATTATTTACAGTGGTGGTCATATTTGAAAGGTGCAGATTGGAGACATCCTGAAGGTGGAAATAGTAATATAAATGGCAAAGCTAATTATCCCGTAGTTCAGGTGTGTTGGGAAGATGCCGCTGCTTATGCTAAATGGGCGGGCAAAAGGCTACCTACAGAAGCAGAGTGGGAATATGCTGCAAGGGGTGGTCTTTCTGGAGAACTTTATGCCTGGGGAAATGAGCTGAAACCTAAAGGCAAATGGATGGCTAATATATTTGAAGGAGAGTTTCCTGATAAGGATACTGCTGCTGATGGTTATGCAGGTATAGCTCCCGTTAAAAGCTTCCCTTCCAATGGTTACGGGTTGTATGATATGGCTGGAAATGTCTGGGAATGGTGTAATGATTGGTATAGGGCTGATTACTACATTTCTTTATCTGATCATAGGGCTACTGTAAACCCTTTGGGCCCTGCTACTTCTTATGATCCTGACGAACCTCAGGCAAAAAAGAAAGTACAACGCGGGGGATCATTCTTATGTACAGAACAGTATTGCACACGTTATATGGTAGGGACAAGAGGAAAAGGAGATTACAGGTCTGCTTCCAATCATATCGGTTTTAGATGTGTGAAGGATGTAAAAGCAAATAGAATTTAA
- a CDS encoding family 20 glycosylhydrolase — protein MRLKKCLLIAFLLPLVAMAQKGGTTYPVKDLHVKWTFKEHQNSNKQSLSLLTFVNKAAQPFPAANWSLYFNSMKEIEVKTSDQLIIEQVNGDLFRIRPGKGFKTINKGDSVVLDIVALDEIVNFADAPGGLYIVWDNQPDKGIKIEHYDVEPVEKYLKNAVSPLDTYNRNSKFIPKDKRALIKLLPTPVFYEARPGNFSVNAATAIFSDPAFKNEAGYLSDELFNLFKIKPVNGSGTLKERSIQLVKNNLPEGGYQLEITAQGITLSAGNAEGIFYGLQSLKSLLLANSPAKGAKSVLVNAVVIKDAPRFKYRGLMLDVARNFHPKKEILRILDLMALYKLNVFHFHITDDEAWRIAIPGLPELTEIGAKRGHSLTNEKSLQPTYSSGPDTTETLNKAFYSRADFVEILKYAAKRHIQVIPEIESPGHARAAIKAMDTRYSRFMAKGKRAEAEQYLLRDINDKSVYSSAQYWNDNIVCVALPSVYTFLNKVTESLQDMYREANVPLKTIHFGGDEVPQGVWEKSPLCLELVKQAKMKSTDDLWSYYVSKLQSILKPKGIVLSGWEEFGMMKTYLDGKKLMVPNPLFANDPVQLDVWNNVIGGGTEDLPYRLANGGYKVVLTCSSNFYLDMAYNRSLTEPGHYWAGFVNMEKLFSFIPYDYYKNAKENNKGEPVSKSVFIGKDRLTDYGKSNILGLKAALWTEKIRNTELLEFMLLPRLVGFAERAWAADPAWALEKDPAKSEAAYEDSYADFKTRVGLIEFPKLDEGGWNYRIPPVGVKVTDGEVAGNTEFPGFNIYYTTNGKEPSAKDKLYTSPIKEKGVIKLRAFNAKGRGGNTTTVQN, from the coding sequence ATGAGATTAAAAAAATGTTTACTAATTGCTTTCCTTCTTCCACTTGTAGCTATGGCACAAAAAGGAGGTACTACTTACCCTGTAAAAGATCTTCACGTCAAGTGGACCTTTAAAGAACATCAGAATAGCAACAAACAATCCCTTTCCTTGCTGACCTTTGTAAACAAAGCAGCACAGCCTTTTCCAGCGGCTAACTGGAGTCTCTATTTCAACTCTATGAAAGAAATAGAAGTGAAGACTTCTGATCAGCTGATCATTGAACAGGTTAATGGTGATCTTTTTCGTATCCGGCCGGGTAAAGGTTTTAAAACCATCAACAAAGGTGACTCTGTAGTCCTTGACATTGTTGCCCTTGATGAAATTGTCAATTTTGCTGATGCGCCGGGAGGTTTGTACATCGTATGGGACAATCAGCCGGATAAAGGCATTAAGATTGAGCATTATGACGTAGAACCTGTTGAAAAGTATCTTAAGAATGCCGTTTCTCCTTTAGATACTTATAACAGGAACAGCAAATTTATCCCAAAGGATAAAAGGGCCTTAATCAAGCTTTTGCCTACACCAGTATTTTATGAAGCTCGCCCCGGAAACTTTTCCGTAAATGCAGCAACCGCAATTTTCAGCGATCCGGCATTTAAAAATGAAGCTGGTTATCTGTCAGATGAGCTGTTCAACCTGTTTAAAATTAAGCCTGTAAATGGTTCTGGTACTTTAAAAGAGAGAAGCATTCAACTGGTTAAGAACAACTTACCAGAAGGTGGATACCAGCTGGAAATTACAGCGCAGGGCATCACTTTATCGGCGGGTAATGCAGAAGGCATCTTTTACGGTTTACAATCACTAAAATCTTTGCTTTTGGCTAATAGCCCGGCTAAAGGTGCAAAAAGTGTTTTGGTAAACGCTGTAGTAATTAAAGATGCACCACGTTTCAAGTACAGAGGCTTGATGCTTGATGTGGCACGTAACTTTCATCCTAAGAAAGAAATATTGCGTATCCTTGATTTAATGGCGCTGTATAAACTGAATGTGTTTCATTTTCATATCACTGACGATGAAGCCTGGAGAATTGCTATTCCCGGTCTTCCGGAATTAACAGAAATAGGGGCAAAAAGAGGACATTCACTGACAAATGAAAAGTCTCTTCAACCTACCTATAGCTCCGGCCCGGATACTACGGAAACTTTGAATAAAGCATTTTACAGCAGGGCTGATTTCGTAGAGATCTTAAAATATGCTGCAAAAAGACACATACAGGTAATTCCTGAAATAGAATCTCCTGGCCATGCCAGAGCCGCGATCAAAGCAATGGATACGCGTTACAGCAGATTTATGGCCAAAGGAAAACGTGCTGAAGCTGAGCAATATCTGTTGCGTGATATCAATGATAAATCTGTTTACAGTTCTGCCCAGTATTGGAATGACAATATTGTTTGTGTAGCATTACCTTCCGTTTATACCTTTCTGAATAAGGTTACTGAATCGCTACAGGACATGTACCGTGAAGCTAATGTTCCTTTAAAGACTATTCATTTTGGTGGAGACGAAGTCCCTCAGGGTGTCTGGGAAAAATCACCATTGTGCCTTGAACTGGTGAAACAGGCAAAAATGAAATCTACAGATGACTTATGGAGCTATTATGTTTCAAAATTACAAAGCATACTTAAACCTAAAGGAATTGTACTTTCCGGCTGGGAAGAATTTGGCATGATGAAGACCTATTTAGACGGGAAAAAATTGATGGTTCCTAATCCTTTATTTGCGAACGATCCGGTACAGCTTGATGTCTGGAACAATGTAATTGGCGGGGGTACAGAAGATTTGCCCTACCGCTTAGCCAATGGCGGCTATAAAGTAGTGCTCACCTGTTCCAGCAATTTCTATCTGGATATGGCTTATAACCGTTCACTAACTGAGCCAGGTCATTACTGGGCTGGTTTTGTGAATATGGAAAAACTCTTTTCTTTTATACCTTATGACTATTACAAAAATGCAAAAGAGAATAATAAAGGGGAACCGGTTTCTAAATCTGTATTTATTGGGAAGGATCGTTTAACTGATTATGGAAAATCCAATATTCTGGGTTTAAAAGCGGCCTTATGGACAGAGAAAATTAGAAATACAGAGTTACTTGAATTTATGCTGTTACCAAGATTAGTTGGTTTTGCGGAAAGAGCATGGGCAGCAGATCCAGCCTGGGCTTTAGAAAAAGATCCTGCTAAATCTGAAGCTGCTTATGAGGATAGTTATGCAGACTTTAAGACCAGGGTTGGTTTGATCGAATTCCCAAAATTAGATGAAGGCGGCTGGAACTATCGTATTCCACCCGTAGGCGTAAAAGTCACTGATGGAGAGGTCGCTGGTAATACAGAATTCCCTGGTTTTAATATTTACTATACTACCAATGGAAAAGAACCTTCTGCTAAAGATAAATTATATACCAGTCCAATAAAGGAAAAAGGGGTGATCAAACTCAGAGCCTTTAATGCTAAAGGAAGAGGTGGAAATACAACTACCGTTCAAAATTAA